In the Mycolicibacterium thermoresistibile genome, one interval contains:
- a CDS encoding acyl-CoA dehydrogenase family protein — MTAVERLPASAPVEVAPELRAEVREFLDEERAAGRFTPRCDAWLVGWDPEFSRRLAGRGWLGMTLPARYGGHERSTLERYVVTEELLAAGAPVAAHWIADRQIGPSLLRYGTEAQRNRFLPAIARGECFFGIGMSEPDSGSDLASVRTKATRVDGGWRIDGTKIWTSGAHRAHAFFVLARSTPLAESPSRHAGLSQFIVLLDSPGVEIRPIPLLTGEHHFNEVHLDGVFVPDDMVLGEIGEGWRQVTSELAFERSGPERFLSTFPLLTTLVDELARRGDRGSGTEIGKLIARLWTLRRMSLAIAVSLADGVAQEVPAALVKDLGTRFENEIVTAAQLLLDLEPDPGGEGLPRLLAEAVLQAPGFTIRGGTSEVLRSMVARGMGLR, encoded by the coding sequence ATGACCGCCGTGGAACGGCTGCCGGCGTCCGCCCCGGTCGAGGTGGCGCCGGAACTGCGGGCGGAGGTCCGCGAATTCCTCGACGAGGAGCGTGCCGCCGGCCGGTTCACCCCCCGCTGCGATGCCTGGCTGGTCGGGTGGGATCCGGAGTTCAGCAGGAGACTGGCGGGCCGGGGCTGGCTCGGGATGACACTCCCGGCACGCTACGGCGGTCACGAACGGTCCACGCTCGAGCGCTATGTCGTCACCGAGGAGCTGCTGGCGGCCGGCGCTCCGGTGGCCGCACACTGGATCGCCGACCGGCAGATCGGTCCCTCGCTGCTGCGTTACGGCACAGAGGCACAACGTAATCGGTTCCTGCCCGCCATCGCGCGGGGGGAGTGCTTCTTCGGCATCGGGATGAGCGAACCGGACTCGGGTTCCGACCTGGCCTCGGTGCGGACCAAGGCCACCCGGGTCGACGGCGGCTGGCGCATCGACGGCACCAAGATCTGGACCAGCGGCGCGCACCGGGCCCATGCCTTCTTCGTGCTCGCGCGCAGTACACCGTTGGCAGAATCACCGAGCCGCCACGCCGGGCTGTCCCAGTTCATCGTGCTGCTCGATTCGCCCGGGGTCGAGATCCGGCCGATCCCGCTGTTGACCGGCGAGCACCACTTCAACGAGGTGCACCTCGACGGGGTGTTCGTCCCGGACGACATGGTGCTGGGCGAGATCGGCGAGGGCTGGCGTCAGGTCACCTCCGAACTGGCCTTCGAGCGCAGCGGCCCGGAACGGTTCCTGTCGACGTTTCCCCTGCTGACCACGCTGGTGGATGAACTCGCCCGACGGGGTGACCGGGGCAGCGGCACCGAGATCGGGAAGTTGATCGCACGGTTGTGGACGCTGCGGCGAATGTCGCTGGCAATCGCGGTGTCGCTGGCCGACGGTGTGGCGCAGGAAGTGCCTGCTGCGCTCGTGAAGGATCTGGGCACCCGGTTCGAGAACGAGATCGTCACCGCCGCACAACTTCTGCTCGACCTCGAGCCGGATCCGGGTGGAGAGGGTCTGCCGAGGTTGCTGGCCGAGGCGGTGTTGCAGGCGCCGGGCTTCACGATCCGGGGTGGAACGAGTGAGGTGCTGCGATCGATGGTGGCGCGAGGGATGGGACTGCGGTGA
- a CDS encoding acyl-CoA dehydrogenase family protein, with product MSPKTDPGAGPDETDLRELAAVVDELLAEGRAHRDSRQHSGRSTQDESLWDQAVWEDLVDNGFAHVGIAESAGGSGGGLREAAVLLRAVGRHAVAVPLAEVGLAGWLLETSGGRLGDGLTTVGAGNLVATPADGGVRVVGRLTRVAFARQARTVVALAAPAPHRPETDGTESATPELVVSIPVADCRITPGRNVAGEARDDLLVDTVLPSSAAEAAVIGAARELRLRGALARAVSSAGAMSGLVSQTSQYVREREQFGRPLAAFQAVQQSMALLAAEAAAAGTAADAAVRICAERGCASPEAELAVAAAKVRTAQAATVGAATAHQMHGAIGMTYEHALRHTTSRLWSWRSEWGGERTWADQLGQLAMNAGGAGLWDALTKA from the coding sequence ATGAGCCCGAAAACCGACCCGGGCGCGGGGCCCGACGAAACCGATCTGCGCGAGCTCGCCGCGGTCGTCGACGAGCTGCTCGCCGAGGGGCGTGCGCACCGGGATTCGAGGCAGCACTCCGGCCGATCCACACAGGACGAATCGCTGTGGGATCAGGCGGTGTGGGAAGACCTGGTGGACAACGGCTTCGCACACGTCGGCATCGCAGAGTCCGCGGGTGGCAGTGGCGGCGGACTCCGCGAAGCCGCCGTGCTGCTGCGCGCCGTCGGCCGGCACGCCGTGGCCGTCCCGCTGGCGGAGGTCGGCTTGGCCGGCTGGTTGCTGGAGACGTCCGGCGGCCGACTCGGTGACGGGCTCACCACGGTCGGCGCCGGAAATCTGGTCGCGACTCCGGCCGACGGTGGGGTGCGGGTGGTCGGTCGACTGACGAGGGTGGCGTTCGCCCGACAGGCCCGCACGGTCGTTGCGCTGGCGGCGCCGGCCCCGCATCGGCCGGAAACCGACGGAACCGAGAGCGCAACCCCCGAGCTGGTGGTGTCGATTCCGGTGGCGGACTGCCGGATCACGCCGGGGCGCAACGTCGCCGGTGAGGCGCGGGACGACCTCCTCGTCGACACGGTGTTGCCGTCGTCTGCGGCCGAGGCCGCGGTCATCGGTGCGGCCCGGGAGCTGCGCCTGCGGGGGGCACTGGCTCGGGCGGTGTCGAGCGCGGGGGCGATGTCCGGGCTGGTCAGCCAGACCAGCCAGTACGTCAGGGAACGTGAGCAGTTCGGTCGGCCCCTGGCCGCGTTCCAGGCGGTGCAGCAGAGCATGGCGCTGCTCGCCGCCGAGGCAGCGGCCGCCGGGACCGCGGCCGACGCCGCCGTCCGTATCTGCGCCGAACGCGGGTGCGCGTCGCCGGAGGCCGAGCTCGCGGTCGCGGCGGCGAAGGTCCGTACCGCCCAGGCCGCGACGGTGGGGGCGGCCACGGCCCACCAGATGCACGGTGCGATCGGTATGACCTACGAACACGCGTTGCGCCACACCACCTCCCGGCTGTGGTCCTGGCGCAGTGAATGGGGTGGGGAGAGAACGTGGGCCGATCAACTCGGCCAGCTGGCGATGAACGCCGGCGGCGCAGGCCTGTGGGATGCGCTGACCAAAGCCTGA
- a CDS encoding SDR family NAD(P)-dependent oxidoreductase → MENPNLSMAGKVALVTGGSRGLGRAMTLGFARAGADVIIASRKFDSCKELATEIEQTIGRRAVPIAANVGNWEDCDALYRAAYEAFPRVDVLVNNAGMSPLYDKPSDVTEALYDKVLGVNLRGPFRLTALFGERMQADGGGSIINISSVSGVNPGANVIPYGAAKAGLNSITVSFARAYGPRVRVNCIMVGRFRTDVAKYWDEEATAAEIEQYALRRIGEPDEVVGTALYLATDASSYTTGAILRVDGGTPY, encoded by the coding sequence ATGGAGAATCCGAATCTCTCGATGGCGGGGAAGGTCGCCCTCGTCACCGGTGGTAGCCGCGGACTCGGCCGCGCGATGACGCTGGGATTCGCGCGCGCGGGGGCCGACGTGATCATCGCGAGCCGAAAGTTCGACAGCTGCAAGGAACTCGCCACCGAGATCGAGCAGACCATCGGTCGCCGTGCCGTGCCCATCGCCGCGAACGTCGGCAACTGGGAGGATTGCGACGCGCTGTATCGCGCCGCCTATGAGGCCTTCCCCCGGGTCGACGTGCTGGTCAACAACGCCGGGATGTCACCGCTGTACGACAAGCCCAGCGACGTCACCGAAGCGCTCTACGACAAGGTGCTCGGCGTCAATCTGCGCGGACCCTTCCGGTTGACGGCATTGTTCGGGGAGCGCATGCAGGCCGACGGCGGCGGGTCGATCATCAACATCTCCAGCGTTTCCGGAGTGAACCCGGGTGCCAACGTGATTCCCTACGGGGCGGCGAAGGCCGGTCTCAACTCGATCACCGTGTCATTCGCACGGGCGTACGGTCCCCGGGTGCGGGTCAACTGCATCATGGTCGGCCGGTTCCGCACCGACGTCGCCAAGTACTGGGACGAGGAGGCGACCGCGGCCGAGATCGAGCAGTACGCATTGCGCCGCATCGGTGAGCCGGATGAGGTGGTGGGGACGGCGCTGTATCTCGCCACCGATGCCAGCAGCTACACCACCGGTGCGATCCTGAGGGTCGATGGCGGCACACCGTACTGA
- a CDS encoding crotonase/enoyl-CoA hydratase family protein, whose amino-acid sequence MTAPTTARQATDPVLVSADSHVLTITLNRPDVHNAVNLDMAQRISDALDRLDDDPDLRVGIIAANGRSFCAGMDLKAFARGEVPRPEPRGFAGIVKQPPAKPLVAAVEGAAVGGGFEIVLACDLIVASESARFSLPEVTRGLTPNGGGLLRLPRRIPHHLAMELILTGRPVTAARAAELGLLNRLTPPGSALSTARELAAVIAANGPLAIRAAKRVVEESPDWPRTEMFTRQEDIVAPVRSSADAAEGARAFAEKRMPLWRNR is encoded by the coding sequence ATGACCGCCCCGACCACTGCCCGACAAGCGACCGACCCGGTCCTCGTCTCGGCCGACTCGCATGTGCTGACCATCACCCTCAACCGGCCCGACGTGCACAACGCCGTCAACCTCGACATGGCGCAGCGGATCTCGGACGCGCTCGACCGCCTCGACGACGATCCCGACCTGCGGGTGGGAATCATCGCCGCCAACGGGCGCTCCTTCTGCGCCGGCATGGACCTCAAGGCGTTCGCCCGTGGCGAGGTTCCCCGCCCCGAACCGCGGGGGTTCGCCGGAATCGTCAAACAGCCGCCGGCCAAACCCCTCGTCGCCGCGGTCGAAGGAGCCGCCGTGGGTGGCGGTTTCGAGATCGTCCTGGCCTGCGACCTCATCGTGGCGTCGGAGTCCGCGCGCTTCAGCCTGCCCGAGGTCACCCGGGGGCTCACCCCCAACGGCGGCGGGCTGCTCCGGCTGCCGCGCCGGATTCCCCACCACCTCGCGATGGAGCTGATCCTGACCGGCCGACCCGTCACAGCCGCACGCGCCGCCGAACTCGGGCTGCTCAACCGGCTCACCCCGCCCGGCAGCGCGCTCAGCACCGCCCGCGAACTGGCCGCCGTCATCGCCGCCAACGGCCCGCTGGCCATCCGTGCCGCCAAGCGCGTGGTGGAGGAATCCCCCGACTGGCCACGCACGGAGATGTTCACCCGCCAGGAGGACATCGTCGCCCCGGTACGCAGCTCCGCCGATGCCGCCGAGGGTGCGCGAGCATTCGCCGAGAAGCGGATGCCGCTCTGGCGGAACCGGTAG
- a CDS encoding LLM class flavin-dependent oxidoreductase, protein MVERSSGPEGVERPRVEVGLGALTAQTRSGTAAESTEALTMLLDTCVLAEDEGLDSAWVAEHHFAADGFLSSPMTVLAALSQRTSRIRLSTNVMIGPLYDPIRLAEDAAVVDQLSRGRLMLGLGLGYRDVEFAGLGRRRQERGRRLDDLINVLRQAWSGKPVEHHGLGTYKTPPVTPLPFQQDGPPVLVGAFAEAGLRRAVRLGNGWLAPELRHWRGLEKRVAALGLDSRTDPFHVAVTVNAFVAARDAWETVRPGVAHVAGQYRSWLVESGDLPALEGKEFEYEADETGKPPQFVAGTPEQCVAQLRPWWRILARLPEHVQPHLILGMTFPGVSREATFESVRLLAREVVPALNAEE, encoded by the coding sequence GTGGTCGAGCGCAGCAGTGGCCCGGAAGGCGTCGAAAGACCGCGCGTCGAGGTGGGATTGGGTGCGCTCACCGCCCAGACGCGCAGCGGTACCGCCGCCGAGAGCACCGAGGCGCTCACGATGCTGCTCGACACCTGCGTGCTGGCCGAGGACGAGGGGCTTGACTCGGCGTGGGTGGCCGAACACCATTTCGCTGCGGACGGTTTCCTCTCGTCACCCATGACGGTGCTGGCCGCGCTGAGCCAACGGACCTCCCGCATCCGGTTGTCCACCAACGTCATGATCGGTCCCCTCTACGATCCGATCCGGCTCGCCGAGGACGCTGCGGTGGTCGATCAGCTCAGCCGCGGTCGGCTGATGCTGGGGCTCGGCCTCGGATACCGTGATGTCGAGTTCGCGGGCCTGGGCCGCCGGCGGCAGGAGCGGGGGCGTCGGCTCGACGATCTGATCAACGTGCTGCGCCAGGCCTGGTCGGGAAAGCCCGTCGAGCATCACGGACTGGGTACCTACAAGACGCCGCCCGTCACGCCGTTGCCGTTCCAGCAGGACGGCCCGCCGGTGCTGGTGGGCGCGTTCGCTGAAGCGGGCCTCAGGCGCGCGGTGCGACTCGGAAACGGCTGGTTGGCACCGGAACTCCGGCACTGGCGGGGGCTCGAGAAACGGGTGGCGGCTCTTGGACTGGACTCCCGGACCGATCCGTTCCACGTGGCTGTGACCGTCAATGCCTTCGTCGCGGCGCGGGATGCCTGGGAGACGGTGCGTCCCGGTGTCGCGCATGTCGCGGGCCAGTACCGCAGTTGGCTTGTCGAGAGCGGCGATCTGCCCGCCCTCGAGGGCAAGGAATTCGAATACGAAGCCGACGAGACCGGAAAGCCGCCGCAGTTCGTGGCGGGGACCCCCGAACAGTGCGTCGCGCAACTGCGGCCCTGGTGGCGGATTCTCGCCCGGCTGCCGGAGCACGTGCAGCCACATCTGATTCTCGGGATGACGTTCCCGGGTGTCTCGCGGGAGGCGACCTTCGAATCCGTACGGTTGCTGGCCCGCGAGGTGGTTCCGGCCCTGAACGCCGAGGAGTGA
- a CDS encoding TetR/AcrR family transcriptional regulator has translation MTGESDADTVADSARRRRLTARQSAGRNEVLRAAAEAFTTRGYAATSIDDIADRLHATKGRVYHYFRTKGDIFIGIHKRALEISFDSIRDASDSDAPASEKLHRMARAHALMMLNEPTFLRLAGQHAEMNLASEGRTPREDVDEIRTLRREYEARFERVIARGIESGEFKATDSYLMAKAVLGTLNWMSRWYHPGGDTDEDRFRIATSIADFVVSGLRPTEADG, from the coding sequence TTGACCGGTGAATCAGACGCCGACACCGTCGCCGACTCGGCACGGCGCCGCCGGCTGACGGCCCGCCAGTCCGCCGGCCGCAATGAGGTGCTGCGGGCGGCAGCCGAGGCGTTCACCACCCGCGGCTATGCCGCCACCTCGATCGACGATATCGCCGACCGGCTCCACGCCACCAAAGGTCGTGTCTACCACTACTTCCGCACCAAGGGCGACATCTTCATCGGTATCCACAAGCGGGCCCTCGAGATCTCGTTCGACAGCATTCGCGACGCATCGGACTCCGACGCTCCCGCGTCCGAGAAGCTGCACCGCATGGCCCGGGCCCATGCCCTGATGATGTTGAACGAGCCGACCTTCCTGCGGCTGGCCGGTCAGCACGCCGAGATGAACCTCGCCAGCGAAGGACGCACTCCGAGGGAGGACGTCGACGAGATCCGCACGCTCCGGCGCGAATACGAGGCGCGGTTCGAGCGGGTGATCGCCCGGGGCATCGAATCCGGCGAGTTCAAGGCAACGGACTCCTACCTGATGGCCAAGGCTGTTCTGGGGACGCTGAACTGGATGAGCAGGTGGTACCACCCGGGCGGCGACACGGACGAAGACCGATTCCGGATCGCCACGTCCATCGCCGATTTCGTGGTCAGCGGTCTCAGACCGACCGAGGCGGACGGCTGA
- a CDS encoding CaiB/BaiF CoA transferase family protein: MGDRAGRSVQVLEGIRVLELSGFAYVPSAGAILADWGADVIKVEHPAHGDPSRGITIGGIPPGTGGFTFMWELANRGKRSVGIDVSTDDGRRLVLELAKSADVFLTSYLPGVREKLRITEDDIRGVNPSIVYAVGSGQGHHGPENAAGGFDQTSFWYRTGMASALTEAGGHPPELPGPGFGDLSSGVALAGGISAALLHRERTGAGVAVHGSLLATGMWMMQPSIVATEVTGEPEFRWLDRFETTNPLVNSYRTADGRYIGLTVLHADKHWREFCEAIGHPELADDERFADHDARAANSAACVKLLDEIFATRTLEHWKAVLSAQGAQWAVIQQCAETRSDPQVVANGYLQAVDYGGGRSISLVPAPVQYGDGPPRLRPAPELGANTEEVLLDNGLEWEEIERLKDQRVIT, translated from the coding sequence ATGGGTGACCGGGCGGGTCGTTCCGTGCAGGTCCTCGAGGGAATCCGGGTGCTGGAGCTGTCCGGTTTTGCTTACGTGCCCTCCGCCGGAGCGATCCTGGCGGACTGGGGTGCGGACGTGATCAAGGTGGAGCATCCCGCGCACGGTGACCCGTCACGTGGGATCACCATCGGCGGGATCCCCCCTGGCACCGGCGGTTTCACCTTCATGTGGGAATTGGCCAACCGGGGGAAGCGCTCGGTCGGGATCGACGTGTCCACCGACGATGGCCGCCGGCTCGTGCTCGAACTGGCGAAGTCGGCGGATGTGTTCCTCACCAGCTACCTGCCGGGCGTCCGGGAGAAGCTCCGTATCACCGAGGACGACATCCGCGGTGTGAACCCCTCGATCGTCTACGCAGTCGGGTCGGGTCAGGGCCACCACGGGCCGGAGAACGCGGCCGGCGGTTTCGATCAGACCTCGTTCTGGTATCGGACCGGCATGGCGTCGGCGCTCACCGAAGCGGGCGGGCATCCCCCCGAGCTGCCCGGTCCCGGCTTCGGGGATCTGTCCAGTGGGGTGGCGCTTGCCGGGGGGATCTCCGCGGCACTGCTGCACCGGGAACGGACCGGTGCGGGAGTGGCCGTGCACGGGTCGCTACTGGCCACCGGAATGTGGATGATGCAGCCCAGCATCGTCGCCACCGAGGTCACCGGTGAGCCCGAGTTCCGTTGGCTCGACCGGTTCGAGACGACCAACCCGCTGGTGAACTCCTACCGCACCGCCGACGGCCGATACATCGGTCTGACCGTGCTGCACGCCGACAAACACTGGAGGGAATTCTGCGAGGCGATCGGACACCCCGAGCTGGCCGACGATGAGCGATTCGCCGACCACGACGCGCGAGCGGCCAACAGCGCTGCGTGCGTGAAGCTGCTCGACGAGATCTTCGCCACACGGACACTCGAACACTGGAAGGCCGTCCTGTCGGCCCAGGGCGCCCAGTGGGCGGTGATCCAGCAGTGCGCCGAAACGCGCAGCGATCCCCAGGTGGTGGCCAACGGCTATCTGCAGGCCGTCGATTACGGCGGCGGAAGGTCGATCTCGCTGGTTCCGGCGCCGGTGCAGTACGGCGACGGGCCGCCCCGGCTCCGGCCGGCTCCCGAGCTGGGGGCCAACACCGAGGAGGTGCTGCTCGACAACGGTCTCGAATGGGAGGAGATCGAGCGCCTGAAGGATCAGCGGGTGATCACATGA
- a CDS encoding nuclear transport factor 2 family protein, which yields MGGITIVQRVDEILDRVQEFDFDAVLELFADDGCLELPYRPGGYPTVMAGRAELKRFLRVIPKLYAEVTFVERNHLPTSDPATVVTEYRGVGKTCVGNDYANRYIALFEFDDSGRCTLWREYFDPTVVTAALTPAGRGDEASRG from the coding sequence GTGGGTGGAATCACCATCGTCCAGCGCGTCGACGAGATCCTCGATCGGGTACAGGAGTTCGACTTCGACGCGGTACTCGAGCTGTTCGCCGATGACGGGTGCCTGGAGCTGCCGTACCGGCCGGGTGGGTACCCGACGGTGATGGCGGGACGCGCTGAGCTGAAGCGGTTCCTTCGGGTGATACCCAAGCTCTACGCGGAGGTGACCTTCGTCGAGCGCAACCACCTACCGACCAGCGATCCGGCGACGGTCGTCACCGAGTACCGCGGTGTCGGCAAGACCTGTGTCGGAAACGACTACGCCAATCGATACATCGCGTTGTTCGAGTTCGACGACAGCGGAAGGTGCACGCTCTGGCGGGAGTACTTCGACCCCACCGTGGTCACTGCCGCACTCACTCCGGCCGGCCGGGGTGACGAGGCGTCGCGGGGATAG
- a CDS encoding ABC transporter ATP-binding protein/permease, translating into MVHNSVSASSPAGAGVASDAGWSGGLNVELVGLTLSDGRQLLSEVSFTACPGSLTAIIGPSGAGKTTLANLVAGVVRPTTGAVTFDGYDIHTNYAVLRRRIGLVPQRDVVHPLLTVRQALRYAAELRLPEVGPADRQRAVDRVLEELELTDHAHTRMADLSGGQRKRASVAMELLTEPALLILDEPTSGLDPALDRQVMSMLRRLADAGRVVLVVTHCLAYLDVCDRVLFLTSAGKTAYHGRPGGIAEVMGTSDWAEIFARIGADPEAAHRRFLARQSAGDRPAQTLWRRDTVARRRPRRLGQVWTVVRRQLRLIVADRGYLLFLILMPHLLGALTLVVPGDVGFGVADPSGPAPNEPAQLLMLLNISAVFMGMALTIRDLVGERNIFRREQAVGLSASAYLTAKVVVYCGIAAAQTAVLTAIVVLGKGRPDRGALLLGHPVVELYVTLAVTAAVSAITGLALSAAVRSQDQILPALVIAVMLSIVFSGGLIPVSGRFGLDHLSRFVPARWGFAASASTTDLLNVAPLLPARDALWVHDTDRWVTNMVFLVVLGIALIGVTRWRIRLNAVLRSPLRARTTPSRAGNPDCAKRDPLHRRPGRWPVPGERWNPMVNSGFGTLRRFLPPSHRHRTIPE; encoded by the coding sequence ATGGTGCACAACAGCGTATCGGCGAGTTCGCCGGCGGGCGCGGGCGTCGCCTCGGATGCGGGTTGGTCCGGGGGGCTGAACGTCGAGCTGGTCGGACTGACCCTGTCGGACGGGCGCCAGCTTCTCAGCGAGGTGTCGTTCACGGCCTGCCCCGGGTCGCTGACGGCGATCATAGGTCCGTCGGGCGCGGGCAAGACCACGCTGGCCAACCTGGTCGCCGGAGTGGTCCGACCGACCACGGGGGCGGTGACATTCGACGGATACGACATCCATACCAACTATGCGGTGCTGCGGCGCAGGATCGGGCTGGTCCCACAGCGCGACGTGGTGCACCCGCTGCTGACGGTCAGGCAGGCGCTGCGCTACGCCGCCGAACTGCGGTTGCCGGAGGTCGGTCCCGCCGACCGGCAGCGGGCGGTGGACCGGGTGCTCGAGGAGCTCGAGCTGACCGACCACGCGCACACCAGGATGGCGGATCTGTCTGGCGGACAGCGGAAGCGGGCATCGGTGGCGATGGAGTTGCTCACCGAGCCGGCGTTGCTGATCCTCGACGAGCCGACGTCGGGACTGGACCCCGCACTCGACCGCCAGGTGATGAGCATGTTGCGGCGGTTGGCCGATGCGGGCCGGGTGGTACTGGTGGTCACCCACTGTCTGGCCTACCTCGACGTCTGCGACCGGGTGCTGTTCTTGACCTCCGCCGGGAAGACCGCGTACCACGGGCGCCCCGGCGGCATCGCCGAAGTGATGGGCACAAGCGACTGGGCCGAGATCTTCGCGCGGATCGGAGCCGACCCCGAAGCAGCCCACCGGCGGTTTCTCGCCCGGCAGAGCGCCGGGGACCGCCCGGCACAGACGCTGTGGCGTCGCGACACCGTGGCCCGCCGGCGGCCCCGGCGGCTCGGGCAGGTCTGGACGGTGGTGCGTCGGCAGTTGCGGCTCATCGTCGCCGACCGGGGGTACCTGCTGTTCCTGATCCTGATGCCGCACCTGCTGGGTGCGCTGACTCTGGTGGTGCCGGGTGACGTCGGTTTCGGTGTCGCCGACCCGAGTGGACCGGCTCCCAACGAGCCGGCGCAGCTGCTGATGCTGCTGAACATCAGCGCAGTCTTCATGGGAATGGCACTGACCATCCGAGACCTGGTGGGGGAACGCAACATCTTCCGGCGCGAACAGGCGGTCGGTCTGTCGGCGTCGGCCTATCTGACCGCGAAGGTTGTGGTGTACTGCGGTATCGCCGCCGCGCAGACGGCCGTGCTGACCGCGATCGTCGTCCTCGGCAAGGGAAGGCCCGACCGCGGCGCCCTGCTCCTCGGCCACCCCGTCGTGGAACTGTACGTGACGCTCGCGGTGACCGCGGCGGTGTCGGCCATCACCGGCTTGGCGCTGTCGGCCGCCGTCAGATCCCAGGATCAGATCCTGCCCGCGCTGGTGATCGCCGTGATGTTGTCGATCGTGTTCTCGGGTGGGCTGATCCCGGTCAGCGGCCGGTTCGGTCTGGACCATCTGTCTCGATTCGTCCCGGCCCGCTGGGGTTTCGCCGCCTCGGCGTCGACGACCGATCTGCTCAACGTCGCACCGCTGCTCCCCGCCCGGGATGCGCTGTGGGTGCATGACACCGATCGATGGGTGACGAACATGGTGTTCCTGGTGGTGCTGGGCATCGCGCTGATCGGCGTCACCAGGTGGAGGATCCGGCTCAACGCCGTTCTGCGCAGTCCGCTACGGGCACGGACCACACCCAGTCGGGCCGGGAACCCGGACTGCGCGAAGCGCGACCCCCTGCACCGTCGACCGGGCCGGTGGCCGGTACCGGGGGAACGCTGGAATCCCATGGTGAACAGCGGGTTCGGCACTCTGCGCAGGTTCTTACCGCCCAGCCATCGGCACCGGACGATACCTGAGTGA